A window from Oscillospiraceae bacterium encodes these proteins:
- the ftsW gene encoding putative lipid II flippase FtsW — MQKNGSRKYKSARRSPAPENIPASRAAVPHSPSGIEKTGIARKIRRKRVIGKTPESGADIQIKSGVDRPFLLLVIILLCIGTTMVFSASYVYAKQYFDGDSYYFAKRQIIWAVISLIVLFLTSVIPYTFYERFAPWLSAAAVGALALVPIIGYSVKGAKRWINLGFASLQPSEFVKIAAVIFIAWYAVTYPKNIKKFWKGIVFILALLGVVCVLLYKQPHLSAMVIITLITFIMLYLGGAKKLYIILMGIFGSAGLLALMLFTEHGKKRITVWLHPENFVQTEGWQPLQSLYAIGSGGLWGVGLGQSRQKHLYLPEPQNDYIFSILCEEMGFVFAAAVLLLFFLLIWRGYYIARYAPRRFAAMLAAGLTTAIAVQVLLNIAVVTNAVPATGVSLPFFSYGGTSLTIFMSEMGVVLNISRYSYINRN, encoded by the coding sequence TTGCAAAAAAATGGCTCAAGGAAGTATAAAAGCGCGCGCCGGAGTCCCGCGCCGGAAAATATTCCGGCATCCCGTGCCGCAGTTCCACATTCTCCTTCCGGCATAGAAAAAACCGGCATTGCAAGAAAAATACGCAGAAAACGCGTCATAGGTAAAACACCGGAAAGCGGCGCCGATATACAGATTAAAAGCGGAGTTGACCGTCCGTTTTTGCTGCTTGTCATAATTCTGCTCTGCATAGGGACAACAATGGTGTTTTCGGCAAGCTATGTATACGCAAAACAATATTTTGACGGAGACAGTTATTATTTCGCAAAAAGGCAGATCATCTGGGCCGTCATTTCTTTGATCGTCCTTTTCTTGACGTCGGTAATACCATATACTTTTTATGAAAGATTCGCCCCATGGCTGTCGGCGGCCGCTGTCGGTGCCCTCGCTCTTGTTCCGATCATCGGTTATTCCGTCAAGGGCGCCAAAAGATGGATCAACCTGGGTTTCGCAAGCCTTCAGCCATCAGAATTCGTAAAAATAGCAGCCGTCATTTTCATAGCGTGGTATGCCGTAACATATCCTAAAAATATCAAGAAATTCTGGAAAGGAATTGTATTCATTTTAGCGCTGCTCGGCGTTGTCTGTGTATTACTTTATAAGCAACCACACCTTTCCGCAATGGTCATCATAACGCTTATCACTTTTATAATGCTGTATCTCGGCGGAGCAAAAAAGCTGTATATAATTTTAATGGGTATATTCGGATCGGCGGGGTTATTGGCACTCATGCTTTTTACCGAGCACGGCAAAAAGCGAATAACCGTATGGCTGCATCCCGAAAATTTCGTGCAAACAGAAGGATGGCAGCCGCTTCAATCTCTTTATGCGATAGGAAGCGGAGGATTATGGGGAGTTGGTCTCGGACAGAGCCGCCAAAAACACCTTTATCTTCCTGAGCCGCAAAACGATTATATCTTTTCGATTCTTTGTGAGGAAATGGGATTTGTTTTCGCGGCGGCGGTTTTATTGCTGTTTTTCCTGTTGATCTGGCGCGGATATTATATTGCTCGTTACGCTCCGCGTCGTTTCGCCGCGATGCTCGCTGCGGGACTTACGACGGCGATAGCGGTTCAGGTTCTTCTCAACATCGCGGTTGTTACGAATGCAGTGCCCGCAACCGGTGTTTCTCTTCCCTTTTTCAGCTACGGAGGTACGTCACTTACGATTTTTATGTCTGAAATGGGAGTTGTATTAAATATTTCGAGATATTCATATATCAACCGTAATTAA
- the mraY gene encoding phospho-N-acetylmuramoyl-pentapeptide-transferase, giving the protein MNDTVTAAMVFAGAALISFLAAFFLERKFIPFLKSIKMGQKILDIGPRWHKSKEGTPTMGGLFIISGTLAAFLIFGLPVVIIKQSFAVLYIFIFMFLNGAIGFIDDYVKFVKKQNKGLNIIQKLILQFAVAASFLFAMASGGHITTSIRIPFTDVSYDLGMYYWLFSILFIVYVVNSVNLTDGLDGLAGSVTLIYMILFTAVAFTTLSEYSDANLTKLTILGGLCGGIIGFLCYNIYPAKIFMGDTGSLFLGGAVAGVAYWFGNPLIIIVAGFIFMLESVSVVLQVASFKITGKRIFKMAPIHHHFEMSGWHEKKIVRIFAAVTAVLCAVSYLGF; this is encoded by the coding sequence ATGAATGATACTGTCACAGCGGCGATGGTTTTCGCCGGCGCGGCTTTGATTTCGTTTCTCGCCGCTTTTTTTCTCGAAAGAAAATTCATACCTTTTCTGAAAAGCATTAAAATGGGTCAGAAGATATTGGATATCGGACCGAGATGGCATAAATCTAAGGAAGGCACGCCCACCATGGGCGGGCTTTTCATAATTTCCGGAACGCTCGCCGCTTTTCTTATCTTCGGACTTCCGGTTGTTATAATCAAACAAAGCTTTGCTGTGCTTTATATTTTCATTTTTATGTTTTTAAACGGAGCAATCGGCTTTATTGACGACTATGTAAAATTTGTCAAAAAGCAAAACAAAGGACTCAATATCATTCAAAAGCTGATCCTTCAGTTTGCGGTTGCCGCGTCATTTTTATTTGCCATGGCTTCCGGAGGGCATATCACAACCTCGATTCGCATACCTTTTACGGATGTATCATATGATCTCGGCATGTATTATTGGCTTTTTTCAATACTTTTCATTGTTTATGTCGTCAACAGCGTCAATCTCACAGACGGACTCGACGGACTGGCCGGGAGCGTAACACTCATTTATATGATCTTATTCACGGCTGTCGCTTTCACGACTTTATCTGAATACTCTGATGCGAACCTTACAAAGCTGACGATTCTCGGCGGGTTATGCGGCGGCATCATCGGTTTCTTGTGTTATAATATATATCCTGCAAAAATTTTTATGGGCGATACCGGTTCATTATTCCTCGGTGGTGCAGTAGCGGGTGTGGCATACTGGTTCGGAAATCCGCTGATCATTATAGTTGCCGGCTTTATATTCATGCTGGAATCAGTTTCTGTTGTTTTACAAGTCGCAAGCTTTAAAATTACCGGAAAGCGTATTTTCAAAATGGCTCCGATTCATCATCATTTTGAAATGAGCGGCTGGCATGAAAAGAAGATAGTACGCATATTTGCCGCAGTCACGGCGGTATTATGCGCCGTATCATACTTAGGGTTTTAG
- the murG gene encoding undecaprenyldiphospho-muramoylpentapeptide beta-N-acetylglucosaminyltransferase → MRVLLSGGGTGGHINPALSIAKRILVEEPDSTIAFVGTPKGMENRLVSKENFPIYHVDVMGYQRKLTPKNIKAAFLAITSVYKAEKIIREFRPDAVVGTGGYVCWPVLRAAAKMRIPTFVHEQNAVVGMTVKMLSKYVDRILVAFEESKNEFNSQDKIRVVGNPVDPRMLGSNQLASRDSLGITGPFVLSYGGSLGARPVNEAVFDMMKDYSSKRGIYHTHAFGTAAYQSWYKKAEENGLSGLANIKLLEYIYNMPELMAAADIVISRAGALTLSELAVLNKPAILIPSPYVTGNHQYKNAKMFADAGAAILIEEKELSGERLSSEVDALLRNPKIIEKMKSAMRAFAVTDSDKRIYRIIKEITG, encoded by the coding sequence ATGAGAGTTTTATTGAGCGGAGGCGGTACGGGAGGGCATATAAATCCTGCTCTTTCCATCGCGAAAAGAATACTTGTCGAAGAGCCGGACAGCACAATTGCCTTTGTCGGAACGCCGAAAGGAATGGAAAACAGGCTTGTGAGCAAGGAGAATTTTCCGATATATCACGTAGATGTCATGGGATATCAGCGAAAACTCACTCCTAAAAATATAAAAGCCGCTTTTCTTGCCATTACATCTGTATATAAAGCTGAAAAAATAATCCGAGAATTCCGCCCGGATGCCGTAGTAGGCACGGGCGGCTATGTCTGTTGGCCTGTGCTGCGCGCCGCGGCAAAAATGAGAATACCGACGTTTGTGCATGAACAAAACGCCGTCGTAGGAATGACCGTAAAAATGCTTTCAAAATATGTGGATAGAATTCTCGTCGCTTTTGAAGAAAGCAAAAATGAATTTAATTCTCAGGACAAAATAAGAGTCGTAGGAAATCCGGTTGATCCGAGAATGCTCGGATCTAACCAACTCGCATCGAGAGATTCGCTGGGAATAACCGGACCTTTCGTACTTTCATACGGAGGGAGCCTTGGCGCCCGACCGGTAAATGAAGCGGTGTTTGACATGATGAAGGACTATTCGTCAAAGCGAGGTATTTATCATACTCACGCGTTCGGAACCGCCGCCTACCAAAGCTGGTATAAAAAAGCAGAAGAAAATGGGCTTTCAGGGCTTGCCAACATTAAGCTTTTAGAGTATATTTATAATATGCCGGAGCTGATGGCGGCAGCGGATATCGTGATATCACGCGCGGGTGCACTTACCTTAAGCGAGCTTGCTGTTTTAAACAAGCCTGCCATTCTTATTCCTTCTCCTTATGTAACCGGAAATCACCAATATAAAAACGCAAAAATGTTTGCCGACGCAGGAGCAGCGATACTGATAGAAGAAAAGGAGCTTTCGGGTGAAAGGCTTTCCTCGGAAGTCGACGCGCTTCTCAGAAATCCCAAAATAATTGAAAAAATGAAGTCGGCCATGCGTGCGTTTGCCGTAACTGACTCGGATAAAAGAATTTACAGGATAATCAAAGAAATTACAGGATAA
- the murF gene encoding UDP-N-acetylmuramoyl-tripeptide--D-alanyl-D-alanine ligase, which translates to MIAISVSSVAQILKAKMINIDADYDITGVSTDSRSVKPGEIFFALRGDKFDGHDFIASLPRGVCAVAERDTGSGAPMLLVNDTYEALGKLGMAIKDKLSLKHTVGITGSVGKTTTKEFVACILKRSFDTHSTPGNYNNRIGLPLTLAGLTEQTEALVCEMGMSAPGEIDYLSSLCHPDIAIITNIGISHIENLGSREAIRDAKLEITRHMKPGSVIILNGDEPLLRDEAAINTCKSRKLKVIYAGFGPNNDIYPSDILNNHRTVSFDIITESCERRIVLPAVGDHFVMNALFAFAAGQVCGVSPDEIQKGLAEYKPQGLRQKIYVKNGITVIADCYNAGPESMTAALKVIGNYDKRRIAVLGDMLELGLMSTTAHRAVGKEASARIDYMFAYGKAAADIVKGACEAGLASDKCFFFEDKTSLSDTLGSFIKPGDTILFKASRRMKLEDVIDSLGLSEEI; encoded by the coding sequence ATGATTGCGATTTCCGTTTCATCAGTAGCACAAATATTAAAAGCGAAAATGATAAATATTGACGCCGATTATGATATAACCGGTGTTTCCACGGATTCCCGCAGCGTCAAACCCGGTGAAATATTCTTTGCTCTTCGCGGCGATAAATTCGACGGACACGATTTTATTGCCTCGCTTCCGCGCGGCGTATGCGCCGTTGCGGAACGTGATACAGGCAGCGGTGCGCCAATGCTTCTTGTAAATGATACATACGAAGCGCTCGGCAAGCTCGGTATGGCAATAAAGGATAAGCTTTCATTGAAGCATACAGTCGGAATCACCGGCAGCGTCGGGAAGACAACGACAAAGGAATTCGTTGCCTGTATATTGAAACGGTCTTTTGACACTCACTCAACTCCCGGAAATTATAACAACCGCATCGGACTTCCGCTTACTCTTGCCGGACTCACCGAACAGACAGAAGCTCTTGTCTGTGAAATGGGGATGAGCGCTCCCGGCGAAATAGATTATCTTTCCTCGCTATGCCATCCCGATATTGCCATAATAACCAATATAGGGATCAGCCATATAGAAAATCTCGGCTCAAGAGAAGCGATAAGAGACGCAAAGCTGGAAATCACGCGTCATATGAAACCGGGCAGTGTCATAATCTTAAACGGCGACGAGCCGCTTTTGCGCGATGAAGCCGCCATAAATACCTGTAAAAGCCGGAAGCTTAAGGTGATATATGCGGGCTTCGGACCGAATAACGACATATATCCGTCCGATATCCTGAACAATCACCGTACGGTTTCATTTGACATAATAACCGAATCATGCGAACGCAGGATCGTTCTTCCCGCGGTCGGAGATCACTTCGTCATGAACGCACTTTTCGCGTTCGCGGCAGGCCAGGTATGCGGGGTATCTCCCGATGAAATCCAGAAAGGACTTGCCGAATACAAGCCGCAGGGACTGAGGCAGAAAATATACGTAAAGAACGGAATAACCGTAATTGCGGACTGTTATAACGCAGGACCAGAATCGATGACCGCCGCTCTTAAGGTTATAGGCAATTATGATAAACGTCGCATTGCCGTGCTCGGAGATATGCTTGAGCTCGGTCTGATGAGCACGACAGCGCACCGAGCGGTAGGAAAAGAGGCGTCTGCCAGGATCGATTATATGTTCGCATACGGAAAAGCCGCCGCAGATATTGTAAAAGGGGCATGCGAGGCGGGATTAGCCAGCGATAAATGCTTTTTCTTTGAAGATAAAACCTCACTTTCTGACACACTTGGCTCGTTTATTAAGCCCGGGGACACGATTCTGTTCAAAGCAAGCAGAAGAATGAAGCTCGAAGATGTTATCGACTCGCTCGGACTTTCCGAGGAAATCTGA
- a CDS encoding UDP-N-acetylmuramoyl-L-alanyl-D-glutamate--2,6-diaminopimelate ligase — MHYSEIIKTLGIEQSNIKGDPEISGVVSDNRKVMPGYAFVCLKGAVFDGHDFASEAIRAGASVIISEKPLANDIPYAVVPDTRAALPKCLSVFYGAPEKSFKYSVGITGTNGKTSTSYMLKHIFEAAGFKTGLIGTMKYLIGDREFECDKSGSFLTTPDPELLFKILATMRDEGVNVLIMEVSSHSLELEKIAGLSFTTGIFTNLTRDHLDFHKTMENYRHAKEKLFTMCEYGLFNNDDPAAADMMKAAPCECITYGINGNEADFTAKNIRFKGAHGVEYELLSKGLIFRMKLPIPGLFTVYNSLAAVSCALNLGISPDIISNALENMDNVCGRIDRIKTDTDFSVFIDFAHTPDALENVLKTIRGFAEQRIITLFGCGGDRDKTKRPIMGKIACDMSDYVIITSDNSRSESKESIISDILAGITDTNTPYKTITSRIEAIHYAIDIAEAGDVILLAGKGHEEYEIDSTGKHPFSERNVVLDYLKLKR; from the coding sequence ATGCATTATTCTGAAATAATTAAAACGCTTGGTATTGAGCAATCGAATATAAAAGGAGATCCGGAAATTTCAGGGGTTGTATCAGATAACCGAAAAGTTATGCCCGGATACGCCTTTGTATGCCTTAAGGGAGCGGTATTCGACGGACACGACTTCGCCTCGGAAGCAATCCGGGCCGGGGCCTCTGTCATTATCTCCGAAAAGCCTCTTGCAAATGATATACCATATGCGGTTGTGCCGGACACGCGTGCCGCGCTGCCAAAATGTCTGTCGGTTTTTTACGGCGCGCCCGAAAAGAGCTTTAAGTATTCTGTGGGAATAACGGGCACCAACGGCAAGACATCGACCTCATATATGCTCAAGCATATATTCGAGGCCGCCGGCTTCAAGACCGGCCTCATAGGTACAATGAAATATCTCATCGGCGACCGGGAATTCGAGTGCGATAAGTCAGGCAGCTTTTTGACGACACCTGATCCCGAGCTTTTATTTAAAATCCTCGCAACCATGCGCGACGAGGGCGTTAATGTTTTAATAATGGAGGTATCATCTCATTCTCTGGAGCTGGAGAAGATCGCGGGATTGAGCTTTACAACGGGAATTTTTACAAATCTGACGCGCGATCATCTGGATTTTCACAAGACAATGGAGAACTATCGCCACGCAAAAGAAAAGCTTTTCACCATGTGCGAATACGGATTGTTCAACAACGATGACCCCGCCGCGGCGGATATGATGAAAGCCGCGCCATGCGAATGCATAACATACGGCATAAACGGCAACGAAGCGGATTTCACCGCCAAAAACATAAGGTTCAAGGGAGCGCACGGCGTGGAATACGAGCTGCTTTCAAAGGGTCTTATTTTTCGTATGAAGCTGCCGATACCGGGTCTTTTCACAGTATACAATTCGCTCGCCGCTGTTTCCTGCGCGTTAAATCTCGGCATTTCACCGGATATCATTTCGAATGCGCTGGAGAATATGGATAACGTATGCGGACGTATTGACAGGATAAAAACGGACACGGATTTCTCTGTTTTCATTGATTTTGCCCACACCCCCGACGCTCTTGAAAATGTCCTGAAAACGATTCGCGGCTTTGCGGAACAGCGTATTATAACGTTGTTCGGGTGCGGCGGTGACCGCGACAAAACCAAGCGCCCGATTATGGGAAAGATCGCATGCGATATGTCAGACTATGTGATAATCACCTCTGACAACTCCCGTTCGGAGAGCAAGGAATCCATAATATCAGACATACTGGCGGGAATAACGGATACAAATACGCCATATAAGACAATAACAAGCCGCATTGAAGCCATACATTACGCCATAGATATTGCGGAGGCCGGCGATGTTATACTGCTTGCCGGCAAGGGTCACGAAGAATACGAAATCGACAGCACCGGAAAACACCCTTTTTCGGAAAGAAATGTCGTTCTGGATTATTTAAAGCTTAAGAGGTAA